The following are encoded together in the Lathyrus oleraceus cultivar Zhongwan6 chromosome 3, CAAS_Psat_ZW6_1.0, whole genome shotgun sequence genome:
- the LOC127132666 gene encoding caffeoylshikimate esterase isoform X3, giving the protein MECSRFMRECGVRLACARYAVYGVDYEGHGRSDGVRCYIKNFNNIVNDCYEFFKSVTLLQEYKGKARFLYGESMGGAVSLLLHQKDASFWDGAVLVAPMCKISEKMKPHQVVINVLTKVEDIIPKWKIVPTKDVINLAFKDPAKRERIRKNKLIYQDKPRLKTALEMLRTSMSLEDTLYKVTMPFFVMHGETDTVTDPEVSRALYERASSKDKTFKLYPGMWHGLTSGEPDDNIEKVFEDIITWLDKHANSNNSIAFESSNPTIEKFTPVVSSANTGMRQTRPRKSYLCGLKGSRSLHHSAN; this is encoded by the exons AGTGTGGAGTGAGGCTAGCTTGTGCTAGATATGCTGTGTATGGTGTTGATTATGAAGGACATGGACGTTCTGATGGTGTTCGTTGTTACATTAAGAACTTCAATAACATTGTTAACGATTGCTATGAATTTTTCAAGTCAGTTACAC TGCTTCAAGAGTATAAGGGAAAGGCTAGGTTCTTGTATGGAGAGTCCATGGGTGGAGCGGTTAGTCTTCTGTTGCATCAGAAGGACGCTTCATTCTGGGACGGTGCGGTTCTTGTCGCGCCCATGTGTAAG ATATCAGAGAAGATGAAGCCGCACCAAGTGGTCATTAACGTATTGACTAAAGTTGAAGATATTATACCAAAGTGGAAGATTGTTCCAACAAAAGATGTCATCAATTTAGCTTTCAAAGATCCCGCTAAACGAGAAAGG ATAAGGAAAAACAAGTTGATATACCAGGACAAACCAAGGCTAAAAACAGCATTAGAAATGTTAAGAACCAGCATGAGTCTTGAAGACACATTATACAAG GTGACTATGCCGTTTTTTGTAATGCATGGAGAAACTGATACGGTGACAGATCCAGAAGTAAGCAGAGCATTATATGAGAGAGCCAGTAGCAAAGATAAGACCTTTAAATTGTATCCTGGAATGTGGCATGGTTTAACATCCGGCGAGCCTGATGATAACATCGAAAAGGTCTTCGAAGACATTATAACATGGCTAGACAAACATGCTAACAGTAATAACAGTATTGCTTTTGAGTCTTCTAATCCAACAATTGAGAAATTTACACCAGTTGTATCATCAGCAAACACTGGTATGAGGCAAACTCGTCCACGAAAAAGTTATCTTTGTGGATTGAAAGGAAGTCGTTCGTTACATCACTCCGCAAATTAG
- the LOC127132667 gene encoding pectinesterase inhibitor 6: MFITLRLMLLLIISILLSLSTNTSQMVYPKGNNNNNNNVKEACSVTRYKNLCIHTLAQFSNTAGRTPSKWARVGVSVTISEVKNVQAYLTKLKTRGDMKGRNKVALSDCIETFGYALDELHKSLGVLRRLSKKTFSTQMGDLNTWISSALTDEDTCLDGFEGENERQIKLLRNKVQNVSYITSNALALVNKLASTGLDSSMTYP, from the coding sequence ATGTTCATAACATTACGCCTTATGTTACTACTAATAATATCAATACTTCTTTCACTCTCAACAAATACTAGCCAAATGGTATATCCAAAAggaaacaacaataacaacaataatgttAAGGAAGCATGTAGTGTCACAAGGTACAAAAACCTATGCATCCACACACTAGCACAATTCTCTAACACGGCAGGAAGAACCCCGAGCAAGTGGGCGCGTGTGGGCGTATCCGTTACAATAAGCGAAGTTAAGAATGTTCAAGCATATCTTACGAAGTTAAAGACGCGCGGGGACATGAAAGGAAGAAACAAAGTCGCGCTTTCGGATTGTATAGAAACTTTTGGTTATGCGCTCGACGAGCTTCACAAATCACTAGGTGTGCTTAGAAGGTTAAGCAAAAAGACTTTTAGCACACAGATGGGAGATCTTAATACATGGATTAGTTCAGCGCTTACCGATGAAGATACTTGTCTTGACGGATTTGAAGGTGAGAATGAGAGGCAAATTAAATTGCTGCGAAATAAGGTTCAGAATGTTTCTTATATAACAAGTAACGCTCTTGCTCTTGTTAACAAACTTGCTTCTACAGGTTTAGACAGTAGTATGACTTATCCATAG
- the LOC127132666 gene encoding caffeoylshikimate esterase isoform X2, with amino-acid sequence MDLEFQYQEEFWRNSRGVQLFTCKWLPLSSPKALVFLCHGYGMECSRFMRECGVRLACARYAVYGVDYEGHGRSDGVRCYIKNFNNIVNDCYEFFKSVTLLQEYKGKARFLYGESMGGAVSLLLHQKDASFWDGAVLVAPMCKISEKMKPHQVVINVLTKVEDIIPKWKIVPTKDVINLAFKDPAKRERIRKNKLIYQDKPRLKTALEMLRTSMSLEDTLYKVTMPFFVMHGETDTVTDPEVSRALYERASSKDKTFKLYPGMWHGLTSGEPDDNIEKVFEDIITWLDKHANSNNSIAFESSNPTIEKFTPVVSSANTGMRQTRPRKSYLCGLKGSRSLHHSAN; translated from the exons GAGTTTTGGAGAAACTCAAGAGGAGTGCAACTTTTCACCTGCAAATGGTTGCCATTGTCTTCTCCAAAAGCTCTGGTTTTTCTTTGCCATG GTTATGGTATGGAATGCAGTCGTTTCATGAGAG AGTGTGGAGTGAGGCTAGCTTGTGCTAGATATGCTGTGTATGGTGTTGATTATGAAGGACATGGACGTTCTGATGGTGTTCGTTGTTACATTAAGAACTTCAATAACATTGTTAACGATTGCTATGAATTTTTCAAGTCAGTTACAC TGCTTCAAGAGTATAAGGGAAAGGCTAGGTTCTTGTATGGAGAGTCCATGGGTGGAGCGGTTAGTCTTCTGTTGCATCAGAAGGACGCTTCATTCTGGGACGGTGCGGTTCTTGTCGCGCCCATGTGTAAG ATATCAGAGAAGATGAAGCCGCACCAAGTGGTCATTAACGTATTGACTAAAGTTGAAGATATTATACCAAAGTGGAAGATTGTTCCAACAAAAGATGTCATCAATTTAGCTTTCAAAGATCCCGCTAAACGAGAAAGG ATAAGGAAAAACAAGTTGATATACCAGGACAAACCAAGGCTAAAAACAGCATTAGAAATGTTAAGAACCAGCATGAGTCTTGAAGACACATTATACAAG GTGACTATGCCGTTTTTTGTAATGCATGGAGAAACTGATACGGTGACAGATCCAGAAGTAAGCAGAGCATTATATGAGAGAGCCAGTAGCAAAGATAAGACCTTTAAATTGTATCCTGGAATGTGGCATGGTTTAACATCCGGCGAGCCTGATGATAACATCGAAAAGGTCTTCGAAGACATTATAACATGGCTAGACAAACATGCTAACAGTAATAACAGTATTGCTTTTGAGTCTTCTAATCCAACAATTGAGAAATTTACACCAGTTGTATCATCAGCAAACACTGGTATGAGGCAAACTCGTCCACGAAAAAGTTATCTTTGTGGATTGAAAGGAAGTCGTTCGTTACATCACTCCGCAAATTAG
- the LOC127132666 gene encoding caffeoylshikimate esterase isoform X1 produces MDLEFQYQEEFWRNSRGVQLFTCKWLPLSSPKALVFLCHGYGMECSRFMRECGVRLACARYAVYGVDYEGHGRSDGVRCYIKNFNNIVNDCYEFFKSVTLLQEYKGKARFLYGESMGGAVSLLLHQKDASFWDGAVLVAPMCKISEKMKPHQVVINVLTKVEDIIPKWKIVPTKDVINLAFKDPAKRERIRKNKLIYQDKPRLKTALEMLRTSMSLEDTLYKVTMPFFVMHGETDTVTDPEVSRALYERASSKDKTFKLYPGMWHGLTSGEPDDNIEKVFEDIITWLDKHANSNNSIAFESSNPTIEKFTPVVSSANTGMRQTRPRKSYLCGLKGSRSLHHSAN; encoded by the exons ATGGATTTAGAGTTTCAATATCAAGAA GAGTTTTGGAGAAACTCAAGAGGAGTGCAACTTTTCACCTGCAAATGGTTGCCATTGTCTTCTCCAAAAGCTCTGGTTTTTCTTTGCCATG GTTATGGTATGGAATGCAGTCGTTTCATGAGAG AGTGTGGAGTGAGGCTAGCTTGTGCTAGATATGCTGTGTATGGTGTTGATTATGAAGGACATGGACGTTCTGATGGTGTTCGTTGTTACATTAAGAACTTCAATAACATTGTTAACGATTGCTATGAATTTTTCAAGTCAGTTACAC TGCTTCAAGAGTATAAGGGAAAGGCTAGGTTCTTGTATGGAGAGTCCATGGGTGGAGCGGTTAGTCTTCTGTTGCATCAGAAGGACGCTTCATTCTGGGACGGTGCGGTTCTTGTCGCGCCCATGTGTAAG ATATCAGAGAAGATGAAGCCGCACCAAGTGGTCATTAACGTATTGACTAAAGTTGAAGATATTATACCAAAGTGGAAGATTGTTCCAACAAAAGATGTCATCAATTTAGCTTTCAAAGATCCCGCTAAACGAGAAAGG ATAAGGAAAAACAAGTTGATATACCAGGACAAACCAAGGCTAAAAACAGCATTAGAAATGTTAAGAACCAGCATGAGTCTTGAAGACACATTATACAAG GTGACTATGCCGTTTTTTGTAATGCATGGAGAAACTGATACGGTGACAGATCCAGAAGTAAGCAGAGCATTATATGAGAGAGCCAGTAGCAAAGATAAGACCTTTAAATTGTATCCTGGAATGTGGCATGGTTTAACATCCGGCGAGCCTGATGATAACATCGAAAAGGTCTTCGAAGACATTATAACATGGCTAGACAAACATGCTAACAGTAATAACAGTATTGCTTTTGAGTCTTCTAATCCAACAATTGAGAAATTTACACCAGTTGTATCATCAGCAAACACTGGTATGAGGCAAACTCGTCCACGAAAAAGTTATCTTTGTGGATTGAAAGGAAGTCGTTCGTTACATCACTCCGCAAATTAG